Genomic segment of Chelonoidis abingdonii isolate Lonesome George chromosome 5, CheloAbing_2.0, whole genome shotgun sequence:
ACCAGAGATCCCTTCTTCACCTTCTAGGTCTGGGAGCCTGCCTatggtgggttgggagggtactagaTCCAGGGTGAAAAACAGTTTCTGGCTCTTGGGGAAAACGGTTTCTCCGCTTGCTTTCTGTGCACTATCTTCAaactcctcctcatcatcatcttcctcatccccaaaatctgCATTCCTGTTGTATGAGAATCCATTGACAGAGTCCAcgcacagggctggggtagttgtaggggcatcccttagaatggcatgcagctcatcatagaactGGCATGTTTGGGGCTCTGACTCGGAGTGTCTGTtagcctctctggttctttggtaggcttgcctgagctccttaagtttcatgcggcactgctgcgggtccctgttatagcctctgtccttcatgcccttggagatattttcaaatgttttggcattttgtcttttggaacggagttctgatagcacggattcctctctccatacagcgatcagatccagtacctcccgtttggtccatactggagctcttttgccattctgggactccatggtcaactgtgctgatgagatctgcatggtcacatctgagctcgccacgctggccaaacaggaaacgaaattcaaaagtttgcggggtttttcctgtctatctggccagtgcatctgagttgagagtgctgtccagagtggtcacaatggagcactctgggatagctcctggaggccaatactgtcaaattgcgtccacactatcccaaaatcgacccagcaaggtcgatttcagcgctaatcccttcattggggaggagtacagaaattgattttaagagccctttaagtttacaaaaatggcttcatcgtgtggacgggtgcagggttaaatcaatctaactctgctaaattcaacctatagttgtagtgtaaaccagggctgAGACACAATAAAAATGGAAATCACATAATGACATTTTGCTCAATCCTCTTTTTAGAATATAAATTCATTTTCAGGTTCAGTTTGAATTTTAGATGAGATTTCATATTGGTTCTTATTTCATTCGTCCTTAGTTTTCACCTGGTTTTGTTAGAATTCCAAAGGATTTACTTCATACATTCAATCACCTGCTCTTTATCTCTCTTTTAAATCTCAGGTAGTTTCATTCTTGGCAAGCTATATAGAGCTACTGAAGCATGTTAACAATTAGGAAAAGTCACTACTTGGCTGCAAGGAATAAAAGTTCCAGATCTTCACATCAAATGAAAATGGACAACTATTCTCTCTGACAGTTAGCTCCCCCAAAAATTTGTTATTTTGTCATAGTGTATTGCTAGCGGAGAAAATCTGCAGAAACAGGAGACAATCACTAATCACAGTCATCAGTACTTTTTGAAAGATGATTGCCAACTTCAAGGGGTTCTTGAAATAAAAGGACAtgcagaataataataatcatatcaTAGGTTTCACTTTTCATTCCTGATCTGTCTCCTAAAGGCCCTCACTCCCCCCGCCCTTTCCTCTTCTCACTTCATTCTTCTTTGAGGCCCAATTTTGTTCACTTTCCCTCTTTGGCTTGTAAGTCAAATGTGTAGAAAGCAGAGCTTCACCTGCTTTACAAACcatgtttacatttctttttgttaACACACATCAGGTACAATTAGCTTTCTACACCACTGAAAACTCTAATGTGACTGGGATccatatgttttaaataaaactcaGGGTCTTGTTTACATTTTTCATGAattaaacacctttttttttgtAGCTGTTGGTAGGCTATCCAGATAATCATCATGAGTGAGGCCTGTTATTTGtcattatataaaattaaatcaaTTACCAGATGTGTAATCAAGTCAGTATTTTCTGCAGGAGAGTCacttaataaaacaaaactgtatATAAATTACATAGTGGTATTTGTTGCACAGAGAGGATCATACCACTAGTTTATAATTCTATCTATATTCTTAATATAATCAATCTGATTTTAGTAATAAAACATTTATATGTTATGTACAAATGATATCACTTTCAAATCTCATCTCTTCAGAAACCACGGGGTATGAGTAGCAGGAGCAACCTACTAGAAGAAAATACTATGGGAACAAAGCATTGAGAGACTTTAACCATTTATATTTGAATATGAGTAGAGCTCATTGAATAGTATCTTAATTGTGCAAGTGGGTAAATATTATCCAGTTTTGATCTTCATATTTATGTGATGCCTGGAACAAATGTCCATATAAATCATATTTATAATCATAATGGGACGAGATGAAAAAATCCCAAAAGGTAAATCGTGTAATTAATTCCCTTGCTCTATCTGTTGGATTATTTCTTATACTGTTTTTGTAGTGCTCTATAGCACCTAAGCAGTGAATGGTGTAATGCAGTGTGAACTATATTTCTGACATCAGATAAAAGCTATTAGATTATGCATATACAATGGAAAAGATATTAATGAAACTGAAGCTGTATTTCCAATAATACCATATTGTTCTGTAATTATAGCAGGCAGGggcaccccaagcacagcaggctggctgcctgcGGCGGCTTGCCTGagaagggtccactggtcccttggctttggcggacctctcgcacacgcctgcgggaggtatgttgaagccgcgggaccagcggaccctccgcaggcaagctactagaggcagcctgcctgccaccctcgcagtgccggcagagccccccccacggcttgccaccccaagcacgtgcttggcgttcTGGGGCCTGGAGTCACCCCTGATAGCAAGAGCTGTAAGAACCCTTATATCTGAGTAGCCTAACTTTCTATAATACAAGATTCTCACAACCCCTTGAGGAGCTCTAACACCCCTATTGTTTGCAACAGGCCTTCTAATAGTCATCAGAGAGAAAGCCCGAGGGCCAGAGAAGTGCACTTTCTTTATGCCTTGAAATTCCATTCAGATTTAGGTAATTTATAAATTGTTGAAAAtcaccatgtactttctctcacTTGTGTTGCCAGTAAAATATTGGCACTGTGCCACAATAATAACTGAACATCAACATTTTTAACAAAGTTTGAGCCCACACCACCAccaaagcagcagctgcattcAAAACCCAAGAAGTAGCCAGCCAGAGTGGCGAGGAAGGGATGAGTGCCAGGCTCATTCGAACAATTCTACATAGAACCAGCAAATAGCCCTCAGTGGGCTATTCCTCTTTCCCCAGGGCCGCTTAGCAAATGTAGTTAGTTTTGCAGCTCAAGTGGTAGCAGCTTGTGCTGCAATGGTGAAGCTTCATGTCTTAAACCTTGATGATGATGCACAGTGGGGATGTGACATTTGcacatattttttcttaaaaaacccTGCTAGTTTATTTGTATGCAATtttctatgttaaaagaacattatttaggcTGTAATGAAAAACACAAACTAGGAAATCCTAGAACAGGGatcgcaacctttcagaagtgttgtgctgagtcttcatttattcactttaatttaaggttttgtgtgccggtaatacattttaacgtttttagaaggtctctttctagaagtctataatatataactgaacttttgttgtatgcaaagtaaataaggtttttaaaatgtttaagaagcttaatttaaaattaaattaaaatgcagaccctcccagacaggtggccaggacccaggcagtgtgagtgtcactgaaaatcagttcacatgctgcctttggcaggtgtgccataggttgtctacccctgtcCTAGAATTTAGGCTGCCTGTGCTGTCTTCATTTGGCTCCTTTTATGTATGCGTTATAATAGAttctttaattgcatgatcatatgctatttttccacaggatcctgCTCATTCAGTTTACAGGAGTGACAGATTGGGTAGTGAATGAGCCTGTCTGTGGGATCCCTGCCTCTTTTGCTACAGAGTTGGCACGCTTATAAAGAATGAGGCAGAGAACCAAAGAAAAAGAAGGATGCTCTTTTGGTGGTTAAGGCTGGTGAATACTCAGGTCTATCCCTGCCTTCACCACAGACTTCTTACATGATGCTAAGCAGGTCACTGCAATCAATTTTGGCAAGTGACCAACAACTGCGTGCTCATCATTTTCTGAGTGCCCAACCCAATGTATCTGGTCCTGATTTTTACAAGTGTGGTGCACTCCCAACTGCAGCTAATCTGTCTGTTTCCCCCGCTGTAAAATGAGAAGAATAATATTTTCTTATCTCACAGGGATATATGGAGATAAATACTAAtcaggcactcagatgctacagtgataaGTATCCTAGCAAAGGccatgaggaaatgaataattcccTATTAAAAGCGAGGTTTGAATGATTTGCAGTAAATAAAGCAGGGACTATGATAATGTATGTTTTTCACAAGAAaactgcctcattcagtgaagAGGTTGGATGGTGCTCAAGGAAACAGGGAGCTGTTTAATATTTCTTTGTATTCTCATCATTCAATGTTAATATTTGCTATCCATTAGAAAAGCTagaccaaattctgcactgacttaCATCCTGTGAAACCACATTCTTGTCTTAGTGTTCCTTCCTCCTTTCATTCAGATCTTTATTCATACTGCTTCCTATTCCTTGTAACGTGCACTAAGTACCTCATTCTTCTTCAAATCCTTCAAGAACTACTCATTCAACCTTGCTTTCCATCACTTATGTTCACATCTGTGCAATCCATTCCTCCTCCATTGCCCAATTTTAGTCTTAATCCCAGAATCTGCAAGTACCCACTTGCTCTATAGTATTCACattgagccagatcttcagctggtgtaaattgacatagctccagTGAAGCCAAGGAATgagtaaaatacattaaaaaaaaaattaaccagttGCTCAGCTCATAACTGATATAATTGCATAGGCTTCATTGGAGTTACTCATTCCCACCAGCTGGAGATTTGCCTCTTTATTTCTACCCCCTCATTTATTTATGTTCATGTTTTATGTTGGCCTACTTTAGATGCATCATGCATTAGCATGGCCCTTTACAGAGAATAAGAGAAGCATGGTCCCTCAATGACTTTCCAAAAGTGTAAACTGAATATGTTTGGGGATTGTACTAAACAGGAATGCAGAGAATGTATGGagctcacacacaaacacacaaacaaatggGTAATATAGAGTCCAAATACACTATTCATCTCATTGTACATACATTATTTTTTGAACAGGATCCTATTTCATTTACAATGTTCATTGGCTCtaaaaggtgttttgttttggtgcttACTAAACATTATCTTTTCACAAGTCACTCCTTCATTGGATCCCCTTTCTGTTATATTTTACCTTTCCTGAATTAAAAGTTCATTCTTTGGTCAGgtgcctgtataaaaaggccttGCTGTGTTTTCTGGGCACACTTGCTTCAGTTTATTGTAAAGCTGTTTATTTAATAGGTCTGTTTCTTTAATGGGTATTGATTTAAATAGATTCATCTGTACTAAAACTGCTGCCAAGCTATTTGAATAAGACTTAAGTGTGCAGCTGGAGACACACCTTATTAAAAATATCACTGGAATCTTTGTGGCTTAACTTTTGCTTTTGGTAAGTGGGCATACACAAAAACTACAACCAATTTGACAGTTTTTTCCAATTCCAGACATTTCTCACTTTTCAAACAGTGAATTCAGGTGCAACTTTTTAAAGGTACCCACCTTACATAGTGCTAAGCGATAAATAAAGAAACTCCAAAGTGTAAGCTAAATATCTTGTgtagagctgtgtgaaaaatTTTGTGTAAATGGATTTTTGGCCAAAAATGTAGATTCAGGTGGACCAAAGCAATTTAGGTCAATTTTGGTGCATTATTTTGgttaaaagaattatttttgttagttttgttttctttgagagggaaaaaaaataatgataaagTTTCAGCATTTCCAGAAAGCTTCAGTTTGCTTCAGAAAGACTTTTCATTTTAGACTTTTCtttctattattaaaaaaaaaaaattaaaaccttgaaatgaaaatgaaacattacaTTTCAGCTCAAACGAATAAATGTTGCTTTTaagctgcagatttttttttctatttcatttggctaaataaataaataaataaataaagtggaGGGGTTAATCCTAAACTAAATTCATTTTGATGCTTTAGTTCAGTGGCCAAAATGAGAAATCAGTTACTTTCACAGCCCTAATATTGAGTCCCACAGCTGAAGGCTCTCTACTGAGAACATTAATCCTAGCTCCCAAAAGTTTCACCTTGGGCTCCAGCAAACTCCAGTAAAATTTTAATCTCCATTCAGCACCACATCTGCTACAAGCCTCTGCTCTTTATCTATTGTGTAGTATGTGAGCCACTAATATTATCctactgtccctgccagcaggtatatgggatcttggggagcaattaccacacaggtggggtgcaaaataaactttattaagaaaatgcaaaaaacagggaaaattcaatagtgaggggtatggggtttgttaaggtagataactgggaaggggtttcttttagcaaatagtatagggggtttcaatagtggggtacaatacagtggggtacaatacagttggtaaccaattaacactgaagtataaatgtaacaagtagctaacaatttctatataaaaggtgtgtcacagcagcatatagccaactaacagttatgggaaaatgtggtaagtaaccaactctaggtaaaaatgtgtcacagtggtataaatgtaaaatgtgaggtgtgttagagagaaaaagggtaaccaatggggttttatgctagacttcagtaatacaattgaggtttgggggtaataggagagtgtggaggaagggattaaaaaggagagagagagagagagcttcaggagacagagagcaggcaggctgcaggtttaaacagcagagagagagcaggcaggctgcagctttaaacagcagagagcagagggagatttaaacttcaggagacagagggcaggcaggctgcaggtttaaacagcagagagactgaggggtatggggtgactggagagctcggtgggggcagcaggaagacagacttaaccacaactatacagaacacagcaaaatcttatctatgacctaacttaaccaagactacacaaattagcaagtaacagaacacaatgcaacaatttcttaaacctaacttacagaacacaatacaaacaattctctaaacctaacttaaccacagctatgctgggtgctggttaagtctgggtgctggggaaagagagagagcagctaagataataaaataaaagtatagagaatttcacagaatttcacagagggattcttaccagccccaaaggaagcagcagaggtaaaagcagcaaaatcatcagaaggctgggtacagtctcaataatcaggagatctctcaggcagcaattcgttcttcatgGGGGGGGTTCAAAagacgggggtacgctcaaaa
This window contains:
- the LOC142046932 gene encoding LOW QUALITY PROTEIN: uncharacterized protein LOC142046932 (The sequence of the model RefSeq protein was modified relative to this genomic sequence to represent the inferred CDS: inserted 1 base in 1 codon), yielding MQISSAQLTMESQNGKRAPVWTKREVLDLIAVWREESVLSELRSKRQNAKTFENISKGMKDRGYNRDPQQCRMKLKELRQAYQRTREANRHSESEPQTCQFYDELHAILRDAPTTTPALCVDSVNGFSYNRNADFGDEEDDDEEEFEDSAQKASGETVFPKSQKLFFTLDLVPSQPTIGRLPDLEGEEGISASVSPSQRLAKIRRRKKCTRNEMFSELMQFSLTERAQLNAWRQTLSECRKAQNECEDRRDVSEDRWRYQDDRWCQRDERRQEAMLRLLEDQTDMRWYMDEVQERQQEHRLQLQHLCDQLPSSLSSTASSLRSARMWWGGLRAPXHSTPEDCPSSRKLAFNK